In Candidatus Zixiibacteriota bacterium, a single genomic region encodes these proteins:
- the rsmI gene encoding 16S rRNA (cytidine(1402)-2'-O)-methyltransferase, protein MTSAGSLYLVATPIGNLGDFTFRAVETLRNVDFIACEDTRTSRVLLDHFDVHKPLIAYHNFNERAVSDKILARILAGESVALISDAGTPSISDPGFIIVREAIRHSIEVIAIPGPCAAITALSISGLPTDAFIFYGFLPQTAGKRKAVIESLADRRETLVFYESPFKIHKLLDLLYALLGKRQVVICRELTKKFEEIIRSDLEMARSKLAAKILKGELVVVVQGLVRGLDREAE, encoded by the coding sequence ATGACTTCAGCCGGAAGCCTTTATCTTGTTGCCACACCAATCGGTAATCTCGGTGATTTCACGTTTCGCGCCGTCGAGACTCTCCGAAACGTCGATTTCATCGCCTGCGAGGACACTCGCACTTCGCGCGTCCTGCTCGATCACTTCGACGTTCACAAACCACTGATCGCTTATCACAACTTCAACGAGCGCGCTGTTTCAGATAAGATTCTCGCGCGCATTCTTGCCGGTGAAAGCGTGGCGTTGATTTCCGACGCCGGAACCCCCTCGATCTCTGATCCCGGCTTCATCATCGTCCGCGAGGCGATCAGGCACTCGATCGAGGTCATCGCTATTCCCGGCCCTTGTGCCGCAATTACCGCGCTGTCAATCAGCGGTTTGCCTACCGATGCTTTCATATTCTACGGCTTTCTCCCGCAGACGGCAGGAAAGCGCAAAGCCGTCATCGAGTCACTGGCAGACCGCCGTGAAACTCTGGTGTTCTATGAGTCGCCATTCAAGATCCATAAGTTACTCGACCTGCTGTATGCTCTACTGGGGAAGCGACAGGTAGTAATCTGCCGCGAATTGACCAAGAAATTCGAGGAGATCATCCGGTCTGACCTCGAAATGGCGCGCTCAAAACTCGCTGCAAAGATTCTCAAGGGAGAGTTAGTTGTTGTTGTGCAAGGACTTGTAAGGGGACTTGATCGGGAAGCAGAATAA
- a CDS encoding hemerythrin domain-containing protein, with product MKPTQILSDEHRIIEVILDSLQHFVTQSRAAVKVDRDTAEQFIDFIRTFADGCHHGKEENHLFVMLEEKGAPREHGPVGVMLHEHDLGRSFLRGMAESLPQAAAGDAAAVTTFCENAQNYIGLLRAHIMKEDQILFPLADRMLTEEDQSRLQASFTHVEAHDMGEGTHTRYLEMALGLANKFNVPAEPIKRQILAGGCTCAHGHKSQSQTAH from the coding sequence ATGAAGCCGACCCAAATCCTCAGTGACGAGCACCGCATTATTGAGGTGATTCTCGACAGCTTGCAGCACTTTGTCACGCAGAGTCGCGCTGCCGTCAAGGTTGATCGCGACACGGCCGAGCAATTCATCGACTTCATTCGCACTTTTGCCGATGGCTGCCATCACGGCAAGGAAGAGAACCACTTATTTGTCATGCTCGAAGAGAAAGGCGCTCCGCGCGAGCACGGCCCCGTCGGCGTGATGCTGCACGAGCACGACCTCGGCCGTTCTTTCCTCCGCGGTATGGCAGAGAGCCTGCCGCAAGCCGCGGCCGGTGATGCCGCCGCCGTGACAACTTTCTGTGAGAACGCACAAAACTACATCGGCCTGCTGCGCGCTCACATTATGAAAGAGGACCAGATTCTCTTTCCGCTGGCTGATCGCATGCTGACGGAAGAAGACCAGTCGCGACTGCAGGCTTCATTTACACATGTTGAAGCGCACGACATGGGCGAGGGAACGCACACGCGCTACCTCGAAATGGCGCTTGGCCTGGCTAACAAATTTAACGTCCCCGCCGAACCGATCAAGCGCCAGATCCTTGCCGGCGGCTGCACCTGTGCGCACGGCCACAAATCCCAGTCTCAGACTGCGCATTGA
- a CDS encoding Rrf2 family transcriptional regulator, translating into MALAEMAKLAPGKYAGAAEIARTVGAPQNYLGKLLKSLAGEGLVVSQKGFGGGFRLARSADEISLFEVVDPIDNISRWGNCFMGRGFCNEAEPCAVHHQWKSIREQYLGFLHETSLLDLIEKKVQL; encoded by the coding sequence ATGGCCCTTGCGGAGATGGCAAAACTTGCCCCCGGTAAGTACGCCGGCGCTGCTGAAATCGCCAGGACGGTCGGTGCCCCACAAAACTACTTGGGGAAGCTGCTGAAGTCACTCGCCGGTGAAGGGCTGGTTGTCTCCCAGAAGGGCTTCGGCGGTGGCTTCCGACTTGCCCGCTCCGCGGACGAGATATCGCTTTTCGAAGTCGTCGACCCGATTGATAACATCTCACGCTGGGGCAATTGCTTTATGGGCCGCGGCTTCTGCAACGAAGCGGAACCCTGTGCCGTGCACCACCAATGGAAGTCGATCCGCGAGCAGTATCTTGGCTTCCTGCACGAAACCTCACTCCTCGATCTCATTGAGAAGAAGGTGCAGCTTTGA